AGTTTATGTCCAAGATGAAAGATTAGATGTTTTAGAATCTATATATAAACCTAAAAAAGTAGTTCCTACAGCATATGAGTTTATTGATATAGCAGGACTTGTAAAAGGCGCTTCAAAAGGTGAAGGTTTAGGGAACCAATTTTTAAGTCACATCAGAGAAGTTGACGCTATTTGTCAAGTTGTTCGTTGTTTTGAAGATGAAAATATTACGCATGTTGAAGGTAATATTGATCCTATTAGAGATATAGAAACTATAAAACTAGAACTCAATTTAGCTGATTTAGAAGTTGTTGATAAAAGAATATCTAGATTAGATAAAAAAGCAAAAGCTAAACTAAAAGATGCAATTTTAGAGCATGAAATATTAACTAAAATTAAAGAAACACTTGATCAAAATATAAGTCCAAGAACTTTAGAGTTTCCTGAAGAAGAGTTAAAGATTATTAAAAGTTTTAATCTTTTATCACTAAAACCTATGATTTATATCGCAAATGTTGCTGAAGAGGATTTAGCTGATCCTTCATCAAATAAACATTATCAAAATATTTTAAAATTTGCGACTCAAGAAAATACTGATGTTGTTTTAATTTCTGCCCAAGTAGAAATGGAAATCGCATCTTTAAATCCTGAAGAACAAATCGAATTTTTAGAAGGTTATGGACTGGAAAAATCAGGATTAAATGAAGTCATCGATAAGAGTTATGAACTTCTAGGATTAAAAACTTACTTTACAGCTGGTGAACCAGAAGTAAGAGCTTGGACTTTTAAAAATGGTATGAAAGCTCCAGCATGTGCAGGGATTATTCATAGTGACTTTGAAAGAGGATTTATTAAAGCAGAAACACTTTCTTATTCAGATTTACTAATATATAAAACTCCTCAAAAAGCTAAAGAAGCGGGTAAAGTTCGCTTGGAGGGTAAAGAGTATGTCGTCAAAGATGGAGATATCATGCTTTTTAGATTCAACGTATGATTAAAGATTATAATGGTGTTATCGTTTGCGCATCTAAATATTTTAGTTGTGATGAAATCAGAACGATTTATCAAAAAGGATACCATGATTTTGGTGAAAACAGGGTCCAATTGATGGTTGAAAAAATGGAACAATTAAAAGATTTGGATATCAATTGGCATTTCATTGGTCATCTTCAATCTAATAAGGTATCTTTGATTATTAATGAGATAGATTATCTGCACACACTTGATAGATTGTCTGTTGCTAAAGCAATCCAGAAACATGCAAAACATAAAATAAAGTGCTTTATACAAATGAACTTAACAGAAGAAGTGCAAAAAAGTGGTGTTTATGTCGATAAATTGCCCCAATTTCTTTTAGAAATTAAAAAATATGATAAAATAGAGTTAGTCGGTCTAATGACCATAGGTATGGATGAAGATATGATAAAAACTGAAGAGGTTTTTAAACAATTATATGATTTATCTAAAGAATATCATCTACCATTATTGTCCATGGGTATGACCCATGACTATGAACTTGCAATTAAGCATCATGCGACACATGTTAGAATTGGTAGAAAATTTTATGAGTTATTAAACTAGGAGGCATTATGGGACTTTTTAGTAAAAAACAGAAGAATCAAAAACAATTGAAATTTGAATCTAAAGAGTCAACATATGATCAAATTATTTTTGAAAAGTTAGAATCTGACCAAGATACATATCTTACAAATTTAGCTGATCAGATGATTGATGGGCATCCTTTGATTTTAAATTTTGAACCGCTTGATATTGATCAAGCAAATAAAGTTATCGCTTTTTTCTCAGGCATTGTATATGCTGTTAAAGGTGAAATCGTATTGATTCAAGAAAAAGTCTTTATGTTTGCTAATAAAGATGTTTACCTTGATGGCTCAATGGATGAGTTTATTAAAGATATCGTAGAATAATTATATACTTGCGTTGATAAAAACACATATTATATGTTAAGGTTTTAAGCGAATTAGGGGTGGTGCAAGCCTAGTAACAAACACATATCATATATCATTTTTGAGCAAGCAATCATAAACGAAGTGCTAGATAATCTTATCTAGAACTAAGGTGGTACCGCGGAATTTTATTTCGTCCTTAGAGATAAGGACGATTTTATTTATATATAAGGAGTGAATTAAAATGGATTATAAAGCAACATTATGTATGCCGAAAACAGATTTTCCAATGCGTGGAAATTTAGGTGTACGAGAAATTGAATTTCAAAAAGCATGGGAAGATAGCAATCTTTATAAAAAGGTCTTAGAACAAAATAAAAATAACCCTTCATTCATATTGCATGATGGGCCACCTTACGCAAATGGGGATATCCACATTGGACATGCCTTAAATAAAGTCTTAAAGGACTTTGTTTTGCGTTATCAAACAATGAAAGGTAAATATGTACCCTACATACCAGGGTGGGATACACATGGTTTGCCTATTGAAACAGCTGTTACTAAAAAAGGTGTTAATCGTAAAGAAATGTCTTTAGTTGATTATCGTAAAATTTGTTATCAATATGCGCTTGAACAAGTAGCAAAACAAAAAGAGCAATTTAAGAGACTTGGTATTTTAGGTGATTGGGATAACCCATATATCACACTAACAAAAGAATATGAAGCTAGACAAGTAGGCGTATTTGCTAAAATGGTAGAAAAAGGATTAATCTATAAAGGATTAAAGCCTGTTTACTGGTCACCATCTAGTGAATCAGCATTGGCTGAAGCTGAAATTGAATATCATGATAAAGTATCAATATCTATATATGTTGCATTTAAATCAGCATCTGATGATCCTGATCTAAAAGATGCATCTTATATCATATGGACAACAACACCTTGGACGA
The sequence above is drawn from the Mariniplasma anaerobium genome and encodes:
- the ychF gene encoding redox-regulated ATPase YchF: MMLKAGIVGLPNVGKSTLFNAITKAEALAANYPFATIDPNVGVVYVQDERLDVLESIYKPKKVVPTAYEFIDIAGLVKGASKGEGLGNQFLSHIREVDAICQVVRCFEDENITHVEGNIDPIRDIETIKLELNLADLEVVDKRISRLDKKAKAKLKDAILEHEILTKIKETLDQNISPRTLEFPEEELKIIKSFNLLSLKPMIYIANVAEEDLADPSSNKHYQNILKFATQENTDVVLISAQVEMEIASLNPEEQIEFLEGYGLEKSGLNEVIDKSYELLGLKTYFTAGEPEVRAWTFKNGMKAPACAGIIHSDFERGFIKAETLSYSDLLIYKTPQKAKEAGKVRLEGKEYVVKDGDIMLFRFNV
- a CDS encoding YggS family pyridoxal phosphate-dependent enzyme codes for the protein MIKDYNGVIVCASKYFSCDEIRTIYQKGYHDFGENRVQLMVEKMEQLKDLDINWHFIGHLQSNKVSLIINEIDYLHTLDRLSVAKAIQKHAKHKIKCFIQMNLTEEVQKSGVYVDKLPQFLLEIKKYDKIELVGLMTIGMDEDMIKTEEVFKQLYDLSKEYHLPLLSMGMTHDYELAIKHHATHVRIGRKFYELLN
- the sepF gene encoding cell division protein SepF, with protein sequence MGLFSKKQKNQKQLKFESKESTYDQIIFEKLESDQDTYLTNLADQMIDGHPLILNFEPLDIDQANKVIAFFSGIVYAVKGEIVLIQEKVFMFANKDVYLDGSMDEFIKDIVE